The Treponema sp. J25 genomic interval CACGGTTACAAGACTTATCTTAAGGATGCTAGCGGGGCGTATCTTCTGGGTAGCAAAGCCCCCAAGGATGCGGCCTATAGTGAAGGTGGCCCAATACCCGGCGGTCCAGATTCCCGCGAAGGAACTGCTCAGGGCAAGTTCTGCGGTAAGCCAGGTGTACGCCCAGTGCCCCATACCAAGTTCAATTCCCGAGTAAATAAAAAAGAGGAGAGCGCTGAGCCACGCGGGTCCGTACCGGAGGGTGTGACGAAAGGGCCGCAGCTCCATGCCGTCGGTCATTTCAGCCTCATAGTGGGCCGCCTTCGGCGCCTGGTCCCATCGGCGGGCCTGGGTAAAAAAGAACAACCCTAAGAGCAACTGGGCTCCCGCGACGATCCAGTAGCCCGGTCGCCATGAGCCAGTACCCGCAAGGCCCGCCGTCATAATAAGGGGGCCCGTGGTAATTCCAATGCCGAAACTTGCATGGAGCCACTGCATGACCCGATGACTCAGGTGGGCTTCTACCCAGTTGTTTAAACTGGCATCGATACCCCCTGCACCAAGGCCCGCACAAAAGCCAAGGGCCACAAAGACTGGCCAGGAAGGACTTAGGGTATACCCTAACAGAGAAAGGCCCGTCAGCGTTGTGCTCGCAGCCAGGAGTTTCCCTACTCCCAGGCGCTTCATAAGGTAGCCATTACTGAAACTAGAAAGCAGGTACCCCAGGACGGTGCTCAAAAGAAGTGTCCCCAGGGCGTCCAGGGGAAGCTTGAACTGTTGTCGAAGGCTGGGCCAGGCTACTCCTAAAAGCCCATCGGGCATGCCCAGGGCAATAAAAGCGATAAAGCTTAAAATAGTAAGAAGAGGGAAGGTTTTTTTCTGTTGATTATTCATGAAAGCAATAGTAGCGTGAAGTTACATCAAATTGCTAGGGGCATCGTCAGTGCTCCGTGTCCGGTTGGTTTTTATAGTGTTGCCGATAAATTTTGTATACCTCTGCTTTTTTTCCTATAAAAATATCCACCAGTTCGGGGTTAAAATGGCTTCCCTTTTGTTCACAGAGCATTTGTAGGGATGTCTCAAAAGGGAAGGCCTCTTTGTAAGGACGTTTGGTGCTCAGGGCATCAAACACATCGGCAATGGCGACGATTTGGCCTTCTATCGAAATTTCTCTTTCTTTTTTCCGCTGGGGATACCCTGAACCATCCCACCATTCATGGTGATCCACAATAAGGTTGTAGGCCGTGTGGAGAAGTCCATAGCCCAGTTCATCGATAAGTTGTTGGTTTGCTACCCGAATTAATTTTCCCCCAATCCACGGGTGTTGTCGCATGATCTGCCATTCTTCCTCGGTAAGTTTTCCCGGTTTTTGCAGAATGTGATCCGGAATACCGATTTTTCCGATATCGTGAAGGGGCGCATAGTTGGTAATTTCCCGGGCCTTCTGGGGGGTAATGAGACCCTGTTCGCTGAGCACCGAAGCAATTACCTCTGAATAGAGGGAGACCCGACGGGTGTGGTCCGCCGTTTCATCATCCTTAAATTCTACAAGATTGACAATGCCATCCCCAAAGATGGAAAGGGTTTTTTGAATCGCGTAGGAATAGAAAAATCGGGTTTTTACCAGGTTAGAAATAAGGAGGGCCAGCCGTCCTTCATCAGCGGTGTAGGCAAAGGTTTTGCTATGAGCAAAAAAGAGAAAACCGAAAATTCGCTGATTTATAAGAATAGGAATCGTGAGATTTGAATGAATTCCTTCTAAAATAAGGAGTTCTGCGGAAGGAGAAGCATGTTCGGTAAGATCGTGGATAATTCTGAAAGGAAGCCCCTTGTCGATGATTTTTTTAAGAGAAGTTTCGGAAAGACGCTGGGAAAATCCTTTTTGAAGAAGAACCGGTGTGTTGTAACGGGTGTACGCATGGTACGCTATGAGAAGATCCTCCCGGCTGTCATATACCGCTAAAGAAAAACGGTCGCAGGGAAGTAAATTTTGATAGGTTTCTCCACAGACAATGGCCCCAAACTGGTCGATAAAAGCTTCAAGGGAGAAGCTGTGATCCATAGAAAGAAAGTCCCGTACAAAGCGAAGTGCCTCTTGATTCTGAGCAAAAAGGGAGGTAAATGCTTCCAGTTCTTTGTAGTCAACTGGGGGGGGTAAGTGAAGTAAAAGAACGAGTTGTATCCTCCCTTTCCGCAGGGATGAAGTTCAGGAAAAAGGTTGTCGCATAATGGTGGGCTATATCCGTTGCTTGCCGGAAGATATGCCGTAAAGAGATCCCTGATACTATGATGAAAAAAATCAAAAGAGAAAAAAGGGGAAAAATTATCCCCATAATAAGGCGGAATTGTACAATAAGTGTTTCGAGGCGCTGGTTGCGGAGATCCTGAATTTCCCTGGCAAGCCGTCGGGCTTCTTCTTGAGTTTTTGATATATCCCCTGTTTGAACGAGCATGGGAAGGGGGCTCGCCGGGAAATATTTCTGTACTAAAGTGAGCGTTTCTTGTTCGATAGGCCGACTGGTAAAGAGCCGATTCAAGTTACTAAATAATAATCCTGTCTCCTGAATACAGCGGGCATAACTTCGAAGCTGGAAATCGAGTAGGAAAAACAACGAAAAGAGAGCAAAACTTAATATGAGAGAAATAAACAATTGAATGCGAAAATGTTTTGTAATGGATTTCATAATCCCTTTATAGTTTACTATAAAGAACATCTATTTGCTAGTAGAAAAAGGGGCAAGCAGGAAAGTGGAACCCTCTCGCTCTATCGAAAAAAGAAACTGTCATTAATGGGGGCCCACCACGTTTTAGGGACTGGTTCTTAACCGCTAGTAGGCTTGACCTGCGGGGCTCCTTTTCTGTTTCTCTTGCTAAAAACTCGGAATCATTATATTTTTGTAAGGAAACCTATCTTCGGGGGTACACAGTCATGAATCTTTCTATCCGGACCCGGCTCTTTATTCTTTTTCTGGTTCCGCTCGGTTTCTTTCTTGTCCGAGAAGGAATGAATATCCAGAGACACTTAAAAGAATATGCTACCTATCTTAGTCAGCAAAAAAATATAACCGTCATGGGTATCACGGCGGACCTTGTGACAGCCCTCCAGCGAGAACGGGGAGTTTCCGGTATTTTTGCAAGCAGTGGAAAAAATGCAGAACAAATGGTACAAGAACGAACAAAAGTCGATGAAGTATTGGGGATGTGGCTTAAAGAGATCGCGGGCCTTTCCTATGTAAAAAAGGAAGAAGGGGCAGAAATCTCTGCAACCCTTACCCAGGTTCGCCAAATGGTTGATAGTTGGAATGGGGGCGATTTTTATCAGGTCCTCGATGGGTATACCCGTATTATCCGTCAGTTGCTTGCCCTTTCTAATAAGGCGGTAAATCAGCCCACCATTGGTGGTATTGGTAAGGTGATGTCCTCTATGGCGCTGATGATGGAAGCCCAGGAGTCGGTAGCCATTGTCCGGTCAACCCTCGGGAGCGTTCTAGCCGGTGATTATCGAATTGCTGAGCGGAACCGACTGTTAGACCTTATTGAACAGTTTGAAGGTTTGGAGATCAATTTAAAAAGTCCGGCCATTATTTATTCAACCCAGACCAAAGAGACCATCGACAAACTTTTGAGTAGTCGAGGGTATCAAGTTCTGGAAGAAACTCTTTATGAGGTAGTGATAAGAAATTTTCAGGAGACTCAAAACGGTGTTTATAACATAACCTACGAAGAACTGTGGCAGGAAGATACAGGGCTTGTGGGTTCTATAAACGAAGCGGTTCGGGCTGAATTAGAGAATCTTGTTGATCGTTCTAAGAAGATTGCCTATTCGTATCTTGTGGATTTTCTTATCACATCTCTCGTGGTAGGTTCACTTATTGTGGGGCTTTTGATCACCGGTTTTGCCTTTTCCCGGGCTATTCGAAAGCCCATTGTGCAGGTCATGCATACCTTTGATTCTATCGCTCAGGGGCAGGGAGATCTTTCGGTAGAATTGGAAGTGCCCGATCAATCTGAACTTGGGCTTATGGCCCGGTATTTTAATCAATTTACCGGTCATCTCAGCACTATTATCAAAACGATCCGGCAAGAAACAGAGGAATTGAGAAAGCTTGGGGAGTCCCTTTCCAGCGAAATGGAACAAAGTGCGGCCGCCACCGAGGAAATCGGCGCCACTCTGAAGTCGATTCATCAAAATGTGCTTCATCAGTCGGCCAGTGTAAGCGAAAGTGCCGCCACGATAGAACAGTTTTTATCAAACATTTCGGAACTCAAGGAACATATCGAAACCCAATCGGCGGCGGTTACCGAGTCCAGTGCTTCGATTCGGCAAATGCTGGAATCCATTAAACGGGTGCAGGATTCCCTTGAGGCAGGGAATTCTAAGATTGAAGCCCTGGTGAAGGCCAGTGAAGTAGGTCGTAACACCCTGGATCCGCTTATTGTGCAGATTGGTCAGATCACCGAGCAATCCCGGGCCTTGCAGGAAGCAAACAGCCTTATCTCGGGTATCGCTGCCCGGACTAACCTCTTGGCCATGAATGCGGCTATAGAAGCGGCCCATGCAGGCGAGCATGGGCGGGGCTTTGCGGTAGTGGCCGACGAAATTCGCAAGCTTGCGGAAAATGCGGCGAGTCACTCTAAGAGCATTGCCGCTAACCTCAAGGCCATTCAAGAAGTAATCAATCGAGTAGTGGAGAGTTCTAAACAAGTTCAGGAGAGTTTTAATACCATTAGTACGGGAGTCCTGGAGGTAAACCAGAACCGAGAGCAGATCCGCTATGCCATGATGGAACAAAAAGCCGCTTCTAAGGAGGTTTCTACTGCCCTGGATGAAATTACGGCTATTACGGGGAAGGTCCAGGATTTTGCGGGCGAAACGGAGAGCGGAAGTAAACAGATTAAAACCGAGATGGCGAATTTGTTGCAAGTTACGGAAGAGATTAAACAGGCGGTAAGCGATGCAAGCCGGGCCCTTGATGAAATTGCCGCAGCCAACAACCATGTTCGTACGCTAACCTTAGAAAATCGGGATGCAATTCAAAAAATCTATGAGGGCTTTAAAAACTTTAAGTTGAAAGGTGATTGAGGGAGTTACGATTAAGGACGTACAAGTAAAACAGTCCGCTCTTAAAAAAGAGGAGCCCCTTTCCTGAGAAGATGATCGCCTTGTAGGTCCATTTCGTCTCAAGGAAGAAGGAAAGGGCTCTATAGTTGGTATTTTTCTGTTGCGGGACGAGGAAAATTACGATATCCTAAGTGTACCCATTCATGTTGAAGGAGGAATACGGTGGAACAGTTATTTAAGTTGAAACAGCACGGGACTACTGTGCGGACCGAACTGGTGGCTGGTCTTACTACCTTTATGACCATGGCCTATATCCTGGCGGTGAATCCTAATATCCTGAGTAATGCGGGAATGCCTGCCGGTGGGGTGTTTACCGCCACCGCCCTGGCTTCGGCAATTGCGACTATCTGCATGGCCCTCCTGGCAAATCTTCCCATAGCTCTGGCGCCAGGTATGGGACTCAATGCCTTTTTTGCCTTTACTGTGGTACTCGGTATGGGCTATAGCTGGCAGCTTGCCCTGACGGCAGTGTTTCTGGAAGGACTTCTTTTCCTCCTTCTTTCCCTTTTTAATGTCCGGGAAGCGATTATTAAATCTATCCCCACCAATATTAAAAAGGCTGTTTCGGTAGGAATCGGTCTTTTTATTGCCTTTATTGGACTCCAGAATGCGGGAATTGTTGTAAAAAGTGAGGCAACCCTTGTGGCCCTGGGAAGTCTGGATAAGGGACCGGTGCTCGTAGCCCTGATTGGTCTTGTGTTAACCGGTGTTTTGCTAGCCTTTAAGGTGAAAGGGGCCCTCCTCTTTGGTATCCTGGGAGCGACGATAGTGGGGATCCCCTTTGGGGTGACGAACATCCCCAAGAATTGGAATCCCGTTGGAAGTCCTGCGGCTCCTCTTCTGTTTCAGTTCCAGTTTGATAAAATCTTAAGCCTTGATTTCTTTGTGGTCTTCTTTACCTTCCTCTTTGTGGATATCTTTGATACGGTGGGGACCCTGGTGGGAATTACTACCCAGGCCGGGATGATCGATAAGGAGGGAAACGTACCCCGAGTTAAGCAGGCCCTGCTGTCTGACGCTGTGGGAACGGTGGTAGGGGCTTGTCTCGGTACTTCTACGGTAACCAGCTATATCGAAAGTGCTGCTGGTGTAGCCGATGGTGGTCGGACCGGGCTTACCGCCTTTACCACGGGGATTCTCTTTTTACTTGCCCTGTTTCTTTCTCCCTTATTCCTTTTAATTCCTTCGGCGGCCACCGCTCCAGCCCTTATCCTGGTGGGGCTCTTCATGATGGAACCCATTAAGGATGTGGAACTCTATGATTTTACCGAAGCAATCCCTGCTTTTCTTACCATCATTATGATGCCCTTGACCTACAGCATCGCCGATGGGCTTGTGTTCGGGATTCTCTCGTATATTTTCATCAAGCTCTTTACCGGTAAAGTTAAGGATATTTCGGCTGTTACCTGGATTGTGGGGATTCTCTTTATCATCAAACTTATTATGAAGTAATTGATACAAAGATCTGCGGTATGAAAAGGGGGCCCTGCGGGGCTCCCCTATCGCCTGCATCAATGAGAAACGGCAGGGCTTACCGGAGGCGTACCCACTGCCATCGGCCCGTTGGGGGAAATGAATAGGAACCGGGGAAAAGGGCGTACGACTTGTGTGGGTGTGGTAAGCCTTTTAGTGTGATTTAATGATGAACGTTTCAATATTTCCCTTTTTCGTGAAGCAAGTGTCTCCTCATTTTTTATAAAAAACTAACCCAACCCTTTCTGAAAAATAATTCGTATCCTCAATGATACTTATAAAGTTTGATATAAGGAGGAGAGCGTTATGAAGACGGTACTGAAAGGGGTATGGTTGTCCTTTTGTTTTGCCTTTTTCTCTTGGTCGCTTATTGCTGAGCCATCTCGGGTGGTTCGCTTCGGCGTGATAAGCGATGTCCATGTTTGTGACAAGCCTGATCAATCTCAAGTAATATCAGTCAATGCTTCTCCCCGCTATTTTACTGGCGGGCTGGCAAAACTAGAGGCCTTCGCTGAAGCGATGAACAAAGCAAATGCCGCTTTTGTTGTGGAACTTGGGGATTTTACGGACAATCCGGTGGACATGAGCCTTCCTTATGAAAAACGTAAAGCGGCGGCCTTCGGCTTCCTTGAGGCGGCAGAAGCCAAATTGGCGTTATTTAAAGGCCCTCGGTATCATGTGATGGGGAATCATGATACGGATCAATTGTCAAAAGAGGATGTAAGCACGAAAATTGTCAACGGGGGAACGGGTGAGATTATTCCAAAAGGAAAAACCTACTATTCATTTGATAAAGGGGGAATTCACTTCGTTGTTCTTGATGCGTGCTATAAGGCTGATGGCAATCCCTATTCAGGGGTCCCTGGTGGTCCAGGCTCCGGGTACTCCTGGTCCGACGCAAATATCCCCGCAGTTGAGGTAGAGTGGCTAAAAAATGATCTTGCATCCACAAGACTCCCCACCATTGTTTTTTCTCATCAATTACTGTGTCCCCTTGAACAGGTTGACGCCGCCTACGATCCAGCCCATTCTGTTAAGAATGCGGCGGAAATTCGTTCTATTCTTGAAAAGAGTGGGGTAGTGGTCGCTGCTTTTGCTGGTCATTATCATGACGGCGGTTATATGAAGGTCAATGGAATACATTATGTATGTTTACAGGCCAATGCGGCGTATGGTAATGATGTTTCATACCACAACCAATATGTGCTTGTGGACGTTTACAAAGATGGAAAAGATATCCAGATCGCCATTGCTGGAAATGGAAACCAAAAAAGTTATGTGTTGGCAAGCACTCTAAAATAACAACGACTAAAAACGAATAAAGTGGCGGCTTCAACCCGCCACTTTTTACACCTCCTGGTCTAACACCTCTTTCATCGAAAGAACCGCCTCTTTGCCTTCTTTGCTTACCGTTGCAAGGTGTTGAATCATCGAAAGGATCTCTTCGTTTTCCCTGGTAATGGAATGGATATCTTCTTTAAGAGATTCGGAAATACGTTGAAGTTCCCCTATCCGACTTCGTAACCGTTCCCCTTCTCCTTGTTCTTTTTGGGCTTCGCTACGTATTCCCTCGGCGGTTTCTGAGAGCACCGAGAGGTTTTGGCGCAGTTGATCTGCCGCTATTTTCTGTGAACTCAGGGCCCGGTAGATTGCTTCTATGCTTGTCAGGGTTTTCTGAGCTCCCAGGGTTACCACATCTAGGGAATTCACCATGTTCTTATTTAAAACAACCCCCTGCTCTATTCGTCGTGTGATTTCCTGAATAGCATCCCGGATTTTTCCTACCTGTTCAGCGGAAAGGGTGGCGAGCTTTTTGATTTCGTTGGCAATAACCGCAAAACCTCTCCCCGAACTTCCCGCATGGGCCGCTTCGATAGCCGCATTCATCGCCAAAAGATTTGTCTGCTCCGCAAACTCTTCTACCGCTTGCACAATGCTTACGATTACGTCTGAAGTATGTCGAATTCGTTCTATTGCCTCAGATAGTTCATCCGAGGCAATGCGACCCGCTTCTGCCGATTTCTGTAGTTCCCGGGCTGACTGGGCGGTTTGTTCCGTATGGGTGGTAACCTCCGCGATTGCCTGGGCCACCATTGAAACCGATTCCACCGAGGTTCGTATTTCCTGGGCCTGCCGATCGACGTCCAGGTAGACTTTCCCGACCGATGCCGCAAATTGGTCCACCGCTCCACTTGCGTCTTGCGCGGCCCTTGTTTGCTGGCTAGCCCCTTCCTGGATATGCGCGACTCCCCGGGATAGCTTTTCTGCCGATTCGGCGGCCCGTTGGGCTTCCCTATCAATGCTCACCGATATGGATGAGATAGTCCGGGCGCTCTCTTCGAGCCCCCGGATAAAGTGGGTGAGCTGGCTGGTTTTCTGTTGAATTTCGGCAGAGTAAATCTCCAGTTCTTTGTATAGCCGGGAAGATCGGAAGGTAAGGGAAACAAAGAGGGAAAGATTCAAACAGAAGAACCCCGTTCCCTGAAGCCAGACCAGGGGATGCTGCCCCATCGCTGAATAGATAACATCGTGGGTTCCAAAGGCTACGCCACCGATAACCCCAAAAAGGAGGGGCAGCACCTCTTGTTTTCCCTTTCTTACCGAAACAATCGTAATAATCGTAACACTGAGGATAGTCGCCTGGACAAAAAGGAGGGAATAATTAAAGACCTTACCTATGGCGTTGAGGTCCTGGTAAGAGAACAGATAAAAACCGGTTATTACCGTAGCGATGACGCCGATTAGCCAGGAAATCCATCGGGGAGTTGGAATTTCACAAAAGGAAATAAAAAATTAAATTGAATAAGACTTGCCATAGAAATGACAAGGGCCGCTTTGGAAACAGCCCGCTGCAGGTTATACGGGATGAGGGCAAAGTTAGCCCCAATTTCCATAAAGTATATGCCAATCGCAAGAGAAGCCAGGGCGTACCAGAAATAGGGTTTTTCCTGTCTTCGGCCGAGCCAGAGGGCAAAGAAGTACATCCCAATAAAAATGGAAAGGGTCCCGAGCATCAAATTGAGGGTACTATTCAGAAAAGAAACCACCTGTTCTTGAAACAGGGCCCCCGAAAGATTGGTGATATGAAGGGGCCGCAAAGATACAGTGGAGCCCTGACTGTACATCCTCAGACTTATCACGTTATTACCGTTTTGCAGCAGTTCCGATGGAAGCGCCCAATAGGAAACCTGATTGGCAGGCACGACGAATTTCTGTGCCGACGATGGGATGCTCCCTCGAAAGCCGATATAGCTTCCATTCAAAAATACCTCACAGGCGATATCGGAGCGGTCAAACACAAGGTAGTAGGGGCCCGCGAAGGAAACATCTTGAAGGTTGAAGGCCCCCCGGGCCCAGGCAAAACCATTAGTGAGAGAGATGGATGCAGGAAGTTCTTGCTCGGTCCAATCACCGGAGTCACCGTCTCTTTGTGCCCATGTGGGGTTATCTCCGCTTTGGATAAACCAGCGGGCAAGGGTGTAGCTTGGTTGGTCTCTATTCTGGGTAAGGACCGCATGGTTCACCAGGAGAATCAGCATAGTAACCCAGCAAAATTTCGAGTAAAGGCGCATCATAGAAGTTCCTTATAACAGTCAGAGGTCTCTCGAAAAGGCACCATTAAGCATATCCGATTTTGTAAGAATATCAATACGGTCTTGTTAAGATTTTAAGAAAGGTTCTCTGTTTTTTGATGTTCGAGGTTAGTTTTCTCCTCATTGCATAATCTTGAGGAGAGGAATAACAATATACCCATGAACTCCTGCAGAGAAGATGTATACCAAAAGGTAGCTGCGTTGCTTCAGAATATTAAAAATAAAAGGGGAGCCTCCCTTGCGCTTACGGGGGCGGGAATTTCCACCGAAAGCGGCATCCCCGACTTTCGTAGCCCCGGTTCGGGACTCTGGGAACAGATGGATCCCATGGAAACCCTCTCGGCCCAGGTCTTGAGAGAGCGGCCCGAGGAATTCTATATCCGGGGGTTTCGTCTTCTTACGAGCATGAAGGATGCCACCCCTAATCTGGCCCATCAAATCCTGGCTAAATTGGAAGAGGCAGGATATATCCAGGGAGTCATCACCCAAAACATTGACAACCTTCATCACCTAGCGGGGAGTAGACGGGTCTGGGAAGTGCATGGCAATACCCGGGAAGCCTATTGTCTTTCGTGCAGGTGGCGGGGGGCCTTGTCTGAGCTTGAACAGCAGGTGGCACAGGGCTCTATCCCGCCCCGCTGTCCTCTCTGTGGTGGAAATGCGCGCCCGGCGGTGGTGCTTTTTGGGGACCCCATGCCGGTGGCCTTTAACGAGGCCTTGGAGGCGGTAAAGAAGGCGGACCTTCTTCTTGTGGTGGGTTCGTCCCTTTCGGTGTATCCCGTGGCCTATCTTCCCGAACTGGTGCGGCATCTGGTTATTATCAATCTTACCCCCACCCCCCAGGATTACCGAGCAGAGGTGGTGCTGCACGAAAAGGCAAGCCAGGCCCTGGCGAAGATATATGACCGCCTGGAGGGAAAGGGGCTTTAAGTCGCAGGGTGAGGCAGGGCATGGCCGAAAAAATATAGAAGTAGACCCTCTCATTAAAAGAAAGCTTTTAGGGGCCCTCTCCTTAAAAGAAAGCTTCCTTTCTTCGGGTATGGCCTCCATCGGTAGGGGCCTTCCCCCTTCTGGCAGATAACCGGTAGCCCTTCCTTTTGACAGACAATCGGGGTGCCCTCTGTATCCGAAAAGCCCCCTTGCGGTGAATAGATGCGGCCCCCTCGCGTCCCGGTTCCTCGAGCCCGGTGCCTACTCGGTATCCAAAAAGGCCCTTTGTGGTAAATAGCCGCGACCCCCGTGAGTCCTGGCCTCTCGAGTTCGGGGCCCGCCCATTCGCTGTGTTGGCTTGCCCTTATTGGACCGCCGCAATCGCCTTTTGCAGAGCCTCTTCTAGCAGTTCCTGAGGGGGCGCCTGGATATGCCCCTGCTGGTGCATGTCCTGCACCAGCGTGCGAGCAGCGGTAATGTCGGCCATTGCTTTCTGGTACACCTCATCCCAGGAAAGGGTGCAGCGGGCTACCCCTTCTTTGATAGCCTGCATGGCCACATCGGCCGCTTCCACCGCGAAGACCTCTGTTTCTTCCATGGTGGCGATGATGTTGTCAGGATGGATGCCCCGCCGCTCTGCAAAGTCGGCAATGGAATGGGCGCAGCGGATGGCCATCCCATCGGTAATCTTGCGGGCCCGAACCAGGAGGGCCCCCTTTAAGATGCCAGGGAAGCACACCGAGTTGTTTACCTGGTTGGGAAAATCCCCCCGGCCGGTAGCCACAATGTGGGCCCCCGCTTCCTTTGCCGCATAGGGCCAAATTTCTGGTACCGGATTGGCGCAGGCAAACACAATGGCTTTCTCGGCCATGGAGCGGACCCACTCTTGTTTCACCGTATCCGGTCCGGGGGTCGACAGGGCAATGAGAACATCGGCCCCCTTCATGGCGGTGGCCATATCATCAATCCCCTGAGGATTGGTTTGCTGGCAGAGTTCCCATTTCCGGTAATTCCGCGGGTCCGTCTCAATGTCTTTTCGTTTCCTGTGCAACGCTCCCCGGGAATCGAACATGATGATACGGTCGGGGTCCGCCCCATCGGCCATGAGGAGCCGCGCAATGGTGGTGTTTGATGCCCCCGCCCCTAAGAGCACAATCCGTACATCAGAAAGTTTTTTGTTCACCAGTTTTAAGGCGTTGATAAGCCCCGCCAGGGTTACGCAGGCCGTTCCCTGGGCATCGTCGTGCCAGACGGGAATATCGCAGGCTTCCCGCAGTTCATCCAGCACCTTAAAACAGTTGGGCTGACTGATATCTTCAAGATTAATCGCCCCGAAGGAGGGCTGCGCCATTTTCACAAACTCGATAATTCTATCGGGGTCTGGTTTTCCTTCCCTGTTCCGGGAATCGATACAGAGGGCCACCGCATCAACACCACCGAGGTACTTCATGAGCAGGGCCTTCCCTTCCATGACGCCAAGCCCGCCGGGAGGGGTACAGTCCCCATCGCCGAGGACCCGGGTAGAATCAGAAACCACGGCTACCAGATTCCCCCGGTTAGAAAGGGCAAAGGACGCATCGTTGTTGTCCCGAATGGTGGTGGAAATTTGCGATACCCCCGGGGTATACCACACGTTGAACCAGTTAAATCCAAAAAGACCGCACTTGGGGACGGTCTGCATCTTTCCGCCATACCATCGGTGGGCCTCGAGGGAAAGATTTTTTAAAAAGAGCGTCTTGGCTCGGGCTTTCTGTTCCTCAGTAAAAGTAGAGGGAAAGAGACTGTCCAGATTACGGAGGCTTGTATCAATGTTCATAGGTTCCTCAACATGGTTAGAATGACGAATGAGCGCATTATAGCAGTAACCAAAAAGAAAAAGAAGGGGAAGGGCTGATTTTCAGAGACTGCAAAAACGGGGCCGATAGTCCGTATTCCGGAAAACGCTATAAAACAGCCGGGAGCGTTTTAGGGCGAGGGCCGGCAAAAATCCCTCAATTTCGGTACTGACCCAGCCTGCCCAGCGGGAAAATCATCCCACTAAAGAAACAAGGCTAAAGGCAAGCTCGGACCACCGTTCAAAGGACCAGGTCGCAGGGGCCCCACTCTTTTCTAGAGAGGAAGGTTTCTCCTGTCGGTTTGTAGAAAGGTGATGGTGTATGCCTGTCGCTTCGAGCCATTCGTAGGAGCCTATCTCTTCCCCTCCGGGAATTTCTTCCGTATCAAGCGCAAGGAGGTATACCAATCCTACATGGACGAGGCCTACGGCGCTTTCTTCTTCCTGGATAAGCCCTACACAGGTGTATGCCTCGGAGGGGAAAAAAAGACCAATCTCTTCTTCCACCTCCCGTCGCAGGGCCCGATGAATAGTATCTCTCAGAGAGGTGGTGTCTCCAAAAGTTCCCTTGTTATAGCTAAGACTATCTGCAGGGTTGATATGTCCCCCAATCCCCAGGGAGCGCAGACCGTGGAGGCGCTGCTCCGTGCCTTGCCTCTCGTAACAAAGGTATTGTCCTTTGCT includes:
- a CDS encoding methyl-accepting chemotaxis protein, with amino-acid sequence MLPLLFGVIGGVAFGTHDVIYSAMGQHPLVWLQGTGFFCLNLSLFVSLTFRSSRLYKELEIYSAEIQQKTSQLTHFIRGLEESARTISSISVSIDREAQRAAESAEKLSRGVAHIQEGASQQTRAAQDASGAVDQFAASVGKVYLDVDRQAQEIRTSVESVSMVAQAIAEVTTHTEQTAQSARELQKSAEAGRIASDELSEAIERIRHTSDVIVSIVQAVEEFAEQTNLLAMNAAIEAAHAGSSGRGFAVIANEIKKLATLSAEQVGKIRDAIQEITRRIEQGVVLNKNMVNSLDVVTLGAQKTLTSIEAIYRALSSQKIAADQLRQNLSVLSETAEGIRSEAQKEQGEGERLRSRIGELQRISESLKEDIHSITRENEEILSMIQHLATVSKEGKEAVLSMKEVLDQEV
- a CDS encoding NAD-dependent deacylase, producing the protein MNSCREDVYQKVAALLQNIKNKRGASLALTGAGISTESGIPDFRSPGSGLWEQMDPMETLSAQVLRERPEEFYIRGFRLLTSMKDATPNLAHQILAKLEEAGYIQGVITQNIDNLHHLAGSRRVWEVHGNTREAYCLSCRWRGALSELEQQVAQGSIPPRCPLCGGNARPAVVLFGDPMPVAFNEALEAVKKADLLLVVGSSLSVYPVAYLPELVRHLVIINLTPTPQDYRAEVVLHEKASQALAKIYDRLEGKGL
- a CDS encoding NADP-dependent malic enzyme — its product is MNIDTSLRNLDSLFPSTFTEEQKARAKTLFLKNLSLEAHRWYGGKMQTVPKCGLFGFNWFNVWYTPGVSQISTTIRDNNDASFALSNRGNLVAVVSDSTRVLGDGDCTPPGGLGVMEGKALLMKYLGGVDAVALCIDSRNREGKPDPDRIIEFVKMAQPSFGAINLEDISQPNCFKVLDELREACDIPVWHDDAQGTACVTLAGLINALKLVNKKLSDVRIVLLGAGASNTTIARLLMADGADPDRIIMFDSRGALHRKRKDIETDPRNYRKWELCQQTNPQGIDDMATAMKGADVLIALSTPGPDTVKQEWVRSMAEKAIVFACANPVPEIWPYAAKEAGAHIVATGRGDFPNQVNNSVCFPGILKGALLVRARKITDGMAIRCAHSIADFAERRGIHPDNIIATMEETEVFAVEAADVAMQAIKEGVARCTLSWDEVYQKAMADITAARTLVQDMHQQGHIQAPPQELLEEALQKAIAAVQ
- a CDS encoding NUDIX domain-containing protein, with the protein product MGESNRTSERVLCVSTDLFKKHWDGKRQTYALSETTIFEQLSSCNPTFIPRPLAEQDKGYKQLIPYCLVKNSKGQYLCYERQGTEQRLHGLRSLGIGGHINPADSLSYNKGTFGDTTSLRDTIHRALRREVEEEIGLFFPSEAYTCVGLIQEEESAVGLVHVGLVYLLALDTEEIPGGEEIGSYEWLEATGIHHHLSTNRQEKPSSLEKSGAPATWSFERWSELAFSLVSLVG